The following are encoded together in the Conger conger chromosome 11, fConCon1.1, whole genome shotgun sequence genome:
- the prdm12b gene encoding PR domain zinc finger protein 12b isoform X3 — MGSVLPAEALVLKSGFKQQSLSLSEIITSDILHSFLYGRWRNVLGEHLFEEKANSVSPKTAFTAEVLAQSFSGEVQKLSSLVLPSEVIIAQSSIPGEGLGIFSKTWIKAGTEMGPFTGRVISPEHVDLFKNNNLMWEVFNEDGTVRYFIDASQEDHRSWMTYIKCARNEQEQNLEVVQIGSSIFYKAVETIPPDQELLVWYGNSHNTFLGIPGVPGTEEEQQKKKTDEFHLCDGSSSSSSSSSSRMRCVICHRGFNSRSNLRSHMRIHTLDKPFVCRFCNRRFSQSSTLRNHVRLHTGERPYKCHVCQSAYSQLAGLRAHQKSARHRPSGGVAVAALQTHSPPPPQMTPVPHPASLVHHIPTMVL; from the exons ATGGGTTCGGTGTTGCCCGCTGAAGCTTTGGTACTAAAGTCTGGATTTAAACAGCAGAGTCTATCTCTGTCTGAAATCATTACCTCAGACATTCTCCACAGCTTCCTCTACGGTCGGTGGAGGAACGTATTGGGGGAGCATCTCTTCGAGGAAAAGGCCAATAGCGTCAGTCCGAAAACCGCCTTCACTGCAGAGGTCCTCGCGCAGTCCTTCTCTGGAG AAGTTCAGAAGCTCTCGAGCCTGGTGCTGCCGAGTGAAGTTATCATCGCCCAGAGCTCCATCCCCGGGGAGGGACTCGGGATTTTCTCCAAAACGTGGATCAAGGCTGGCACGGAGATGGGTCCATTCACGGGCAGAGTAATCTCACCGGAGCACGTGGACCTCTTCAAAAACAACAATCTCATGTGGGAG GTGTTTAACGAGGACGGGACCGTGCGCTACTTCATCGATGCCAGTCAGGAAGATCATCGCAGCTGGATGACTTACATCAAGTGCGCGCGCAATGAGCAAGAGCAGAACCTAGAGGTTGTGCAGATCGGCAGCAGTATCTTCTACAAGGCTGTGGAG ACTATTCCCCCTGACCAGGAGCTACTGGTGTGGTACGGAAACTCCCATAATACCTTCCTTGGGATTCCAGGGGTCCCTGGTACAGAGGAagagcagcagaaaaaaaaaaccg ACGAATTCCACCTGTGCGACGGGTCGTCGTCCTCgtcgtcctcgtcctcctc CCGCATGCGCTGCGTGATCTGCCACCGCGGCTTCAACTCGCGCAGCAACCTGCGCTCCCACATGCGCATCCACACGCTGGACAAGCCCTTCGTCTGCCGCTTCTGCAACCGCCGCTTCAGCCAGTCGTCCACGCTGCGCAACCACGTGCGGCTGCACACGGGCGAGCGGCCCTACAAGTGCCACGTGTGCCAGAGCGCGTACTCCCAGCTGGCCGGGCTGCGGGCGCACCAGAAGAGCGCCCGGCACCGGCCCAGCGGCGGCGTTGCCGTGGCGGCCCTGCAGACGCACTCGCCGCCCCCCCCTCAGATGACCCCCGTGCCGCACCCCGCCTCCCTGGTGCACCACATTCCCACCATGGTGCTGTga
- the prdm12b gene encoding PR domain zinc finger protein 12b isoform X1 — MGSVLPAEALVLKSGFKQQSLSLSEIITSDILHSFLYGRWRNVLGEHLFEEKANSVSPKTAFTAEVLAQSFSGEVQKLSSLVLPSEVIIAQSSIPGEGLGIFSKTWIKAGTEMGPFTGRVISPEHVDLFKNNNLMWEVFNEDGTVRYFIDASQEDHRSWMTYIKCARNEQEQNLEVVQIGSSIFYKAVETIPPDQELLVWYGNSHNTFLGIPGVPGTEEEQQKKKTEQCIDKYTSSPRADEFHLCDGSSSSSSSSSSSASRMRCVICHRGFNSRSNLRSHMRIHTLDKPFVCRFCNRRFSQSSTLRNHVRLHTGERPYKCHVCQSAYSQLAGLRAHQKSARHRPSGGVAVAALQTHSPPPPQMTPVPHPASLVHHIPTMVL; from the exons ATGGGTTCGGTGTTGCCCGCTGAAGCTTTGGTACTAAAGTCTGGATTTAAACAGCAGAGTCTATCTCTGTCTGAAATCATTACCTCAGACATTCTCCACAGCTTCCTCTACGGTCGGTGGAGGAACGTATTGGGGGAGCATCTCTTCGAGGAAAAGGCCAATAGCGTCAGTCCGAAAACCGCCTTCACTGCAGAGGTCCTCGCGCAGTCCTTCTCTGGAG AAGTTCAGAAGCTCTCGAGCCTGGTGCTGCCGAGTGAAGTTATCATCGCCCAGAGCTCCATCCCCGGGGAGGGACTCGGGATTTTCTCCAAAACGTGGATCAAGGCTGGCACGGAGATGGGTCCATTCACGGGCAGAGTAATCTCACCGGAGCACGTGGACCTCTTCAAAAACAACAATCTCATGTGGGAG GTGTTTAACGAGGACGGGACCGTGCGCTACTTCATCGATGCCAGTCAGGAAGATCATCGCAGCTGGATGACTTACATCAAGTGCGCGCGCAATGAGCAAGAGCAGAACCTAGAGGTTGTGCAGATCGGCAGCAGTATCTTCTACAAGGCTGTGGAG ACTATTCCCCCTGACCAGGAGCTACTGGTGTGGTACGGAAACTCCCATAATACCTTCCTTGGGATTCCAGGGGTCCCTGGTACAGAGGAagagcagcagaaaaaaaaaaccg AGCAATGCATTGACAAGTACACCTCCTCTCCCCGCGCAGACGAATTCCACCTGTGCGACGGGTCGTCGTCCTCgtcgtcctcgtcctcctcgtc CGCCAGCCGCATGCGCTGCGTGATCTGCCACCGCGGCTTCAACTCGCGCAGCAACCTGCGCTCCCACATGCGCATCCACACGCTGGACAAGCCCTTCGTCTGCCGCTTCTGCAACCGCCGCTTCAGCCAGTCGTCCACGCTGCGCAACCACGTGCGGCTGCACACGGGCGAGCGGCCCTACAAGTGCCACGTGTGCCAGAGCGCGTACTCCCAGCTGGCCGGGCTGCGGGCGCACCAGAAGAGCGCCCGGCACCGGCCCAGCGGCGGCGTTGCCGTGGCGGCCCTGCAGACGCACTCGCCGCCCCCCCCTCAGATGACCCCCGTGCCGCACCCCGCCTCCCTGGTGCACCACATTCCCACCATGGTGCTGTga
- the prdm12b gene encoding PR domain zinc finger protein 12b isoform X2 — MGSVLPAEALVLKSGFKQQSLSLSEIITSDILHSFLYGRWRNVLGEHLFEEKANSVSPKTAFTAEVLAQSFSGEVQKLSSLVLPSEVIIAQSSIPGEGLGIFSKTWIKAGTEMGPFTGRVISPEHVDLFKNNNLMWEVFNEDGTVRYFIDASQEDHRSWMTYIKCARNEQEQNLEVVQIGSSIFYKAVETIPPDQELLVWYGNSHNTFLGIPGVPGTEEEQQKKKTDEFHLCDGSSSSSSSSSSSCSSSSSSSSSSASRMRCVICHRGFNSRSNLRSHMRIHTLDKPFVCRFCNRRFSQSSTLRNHVRLHTGERPYKCHVCQSAYSQLAGLRAHQKSARHRPSGGVAVAALQTHSPPPPQMTPVPHPASLVHHIPTMVL, encoded by the exons ATGGGTTCGGTGTTGCCCGCTGAAGCTTTGGTACTAAAGTCTGGATTTAAACAGCAGAGTCTATCTCTGTCTGAAATCATTACCTCAGACATTCTCCACAGCTTCCTCTACGGTCGGTGGAGGAACGTATTGGGGGAGCATCTCTTCGAGGAAAAGGCCAATAGCGTCAGTCCGAAAACCGCCTTCACTGCAGAGGTCCTCGCGCAGTCCTTCTCTGGAG AAGTTCAGAAGCTCTCGAGCCTGGTGCTGCCGAGTGAAGTTATCATCGCCCAGAGCTCCATCCCCGGGGAGGGACTCGGGATTTTCTCCAAAACGTGGATCAAGGCTGGCACGGAGATGGGTCCATTCACGGGCAGAGTAATCTCACCGGAGCACGTGGACCTCTTCAAAAACAACAATCTCATGTGGGAG GTGTTTAACGAGGACGGGACCGTGCGCTACTTCATCGATGCCAGTCAGGAAGATCATCGCAGCTGGATGACTTACATCAAGTGCGCGCGCAATGAGCAAGAGCAGAACCTAGAGGTTGTGCAGATCGGCAGCAGTATCTTCTACAAGGCTGTGGAG ACTATTCCCCCTGACCAGGAGCTACTGGTGTGGTACGGAAACTCCCATAATACCTTCCTTGGGATTCCAGGGGTCCCTGGTACAGAGGAagagcagcagaaaaaaaaaaccg ACGAATTCCACCTGTGCGACGGGTCGTCGTCCTCgtcgtcctcgtcctcctcgtcgtgctcctcctcctcctcctcctcctcctcgagCGCCAGCCGCATGCGCTGCGTGATCTGCCACCGCGGCTTCAACTCGCGCAGCAACCTGCGCTCCCACATGCGCATCCACACGCTGGACAAGCCCTTCGTCTGCCGCTTCTGCAACCGCCGCTTCAGCCAGTCGTCCACGCTGCGCAACCACGTGCGGCTGCACACGGGCGAGCGGCCCTACAAGTGCCACGTGTGCCAGAGCGCGTACTCCCAGCTGGCCGGGCTGCGGGCGCACCAGAAGAGCGCCCGGCACCGGCCCAGCGGCGGCGTTGCCGTGGCGGCCCTGCAGACGCACTCGCCGCCCCCCCCTCAGATGACCCCCGTGCCGCACCCCGCCTCCCTGGTGCACCACATTCCCACCATGGTGCTGTga
- the exosc2 gene encoding exosome complex component RRP4 has protein sequence MAVDMRLPTVRKQLTDSFFSATEGKHLVVPGDVITSDTGFMRGHGTYMDEEKLTASVAGEVERVNKLICVRPLKTRFNGEVGDVIVGRITEVQQKRWKVETNSRLDSVLLLSSVNLPGGELRRRSAEDELSMRHYLQEGDLISAEVQSVFSDGALSLHTRSLKYGKLGQGVLVQVSPSLVKRQKTHFHNMTCGASIILGNNGYVWLYPTPGQQDEEAGGYYTSMEPVPLADREVISRLRNCLLALAAHKVLLYDTSVLYCYESSLSHQIKDILKPEVMEEIVMETRQRLEVQEG, from the exons ATGGCGGTTGATATGAGGCTACCTACTGTTCGGAAACAGTTaacagattcttttttttctgcaacaGAAGGAAAACACCTTGTAGTTCCAGGGGATGTTATTACATCGGACACGGGATTTATGAG GGGCCATGGTACCTACATGGATGAGGAGAAGCTGACGGCGTCGGTGGCAGGAGAGGTGGAAAGGGTGAACAAGCTCATCTGCGTGAGGCCCCTGAAGACCAG GTTTAATGGCGAAGTTGGGGATGTCATTGTAGGTAGAATCACAGAG GTACAACAGAAGCGCTGGAAGGTGGAGACGAACTCTCGGCTAGACTCTGTGCTGCTCTTGTCCTCGGTCAATCTGCCCGgtggcgagctg AGAAGGCGGTCGGCAGAGGACGAGCTCAGCATGAGACACTACCTTCAGGAGGGCGACCTCATCAGT gcCGAAGTGCAGTCCGTGTTCTCGGATGGCGcactctctctccacacccGCAGTCTGAAATACGGGAAG CTGGGTCAAGGAGTGCTGGTGCAGGTGTCCCCGTCGTTGGTGAAGAGGCAGAAGACTCACTTCCATAACATGACATGCGGGGCTTCCATCATCTTGGGCAACAATGGATATGTGTGGCTGTACCCCACCCCAGGGCAGCAGGATGAGGAGGCTGGCGGGTACTACACCAGCATGGAG CCTGTGCCTTTGGCAGATAGAGAGGTGATCTCCAGGCTGAGGAACTGTCTTCTTGCCCTGGCAGCCCACAAGGTGCTTCTGTACGACACCAGCGTGCTGTACTGCTACgagtcctctctctcacaccag ATCAAGGACATCTTGAAGCCCGAGGTCATGGAGGAAATTGTTATGGAGACCCGACAAAGGCTGGAAGTTCAGGAAGGGTAG